In Naumovozyma castellii chromosome 1, complete genome, one DNA window encodes the following:
- the NCAS0A14480 gene encoding uncharacterized protein (ancestral locus Anc_7.406), with protein MVSPNLGGHGHTSKGIPAGNNNRYRERESPKDTNSESLQLKREYKKQLNEAIYNFLMKSSLSSTAKEFVRDVDAQCEVSDPKSGSIHGSGQESLYEWWQIFWDFFNTGIQRSGSEVTQQYFRIITAQENEEQNYRSIAAQTARLQYINEERGYFRNDSRDPMSTAMSIANAFSNPTTTLFTVPDHTSDPGLAMNSIHTPHEGFRYPIQPYNTHSATDSANYSFMTREQTQVRNPIRKHSSIMSGGLPRTPNSNSKKIEKLNIGDPISGLTKKRVKAFKKKLDKEQNPIILKSKKLKKNAHEFDDIPGTDNFYVEQPRSTAITGTKKSPWIKNRKEREATSRTSKRQIKKKAAKNMDKTKTSITSSTTQKATPTENVLSFNSTNLVEQSMSKGPLASPLTTIHELPRESDILHNKMNHKQSAVKKVGSPSATIFPQNVKQSVGETKAFYQTHSSNEEAITLKVAPHSDNYDFGLHNEHELLSIGISPAKPVYDSTMLVALHGDLKGEVTTVEGHKSDKIRDDNHEYENHFEDANEHDLNFMNWH; from the coding sequence ATGGTTTCCCCTAATCTTGGTGGTCATGGTCATACTTCAAAGGGAATACCGGCAGGTAATAATAACCGATATCGGGAGAGGGAGTCTCCAAAGGACACAAATAGCGAATCTTTGCAGCTGAAGCGAGAGTATAAGAAACAACTTAATGAGGCGATTTACAATTTTCTGAtgaaatcatcattatcgTCGACAGCCAAGGAATTCGTGAGGGATGTTGATGCTCAATGTGAAGTTTCTGATCCCAAATCGGGCTCTATTCATGGCAGCGGGCAGGAATCGCTGTATGAATGGTGGCAGATATTCTGGGATTTTTTCAATACGGGGATCCAAAGAAGTGGATCGGAAGTAACTCAACAGTACTTTCGTATTATTACAGctcaagaaaatgaagagCAAAATTATAGGAGCATTGCTGCTCAAACGGCGAGACTACAGtatattaatgaagagAGGGGCTATTTCAGGAATGACTCCAGAGATCCGATGTCGACTGCAATGTCAATAGCAAATGCCTTTTCAAACCCCACCACAACGCTGTTTACGGTACCAGATCATACTTCTGACCCAGGGCTTGCAATGAATTCTATCCATACACCACATGAAGGTTTTCGATATCCAATACAGCCGTATAACACACATTCAGCCACTGACAGTGCtaattattcttttatgACGCGAGAACAAACTCAAGTGAGGAACCCAATTCGCAAGCACTCTTCAATTATGAGTGGGGGGCTACCCAGGACACCAAATAGCAATAGtaagaagattgaaaaattgaatattggCGATCCAATATCAGGTTTAACTAAGAAACGTGTCAAAGCgtttaaaaaaaaactggataaagaacaaaatcctattattttgaaatcaaagaaattgaaaaagaatgcacatgaatttgatgatatcCCTGGAACAGATAATTTTTATGTGGAACAACCAAGATCAACGGCAATTACAGGAACCAAAAAGAGCCCTTGGATCAAAAATCGAAAGGAAAGGGAGGCCACCTCAAGGACTTCAAAGAgacaaataaaaaagaaagcAGCCAAGAATATGGATAAAACTAAAACTAGTATCACGTCATCAACCACCCAGAAGGCGACTCCAACGGAGAATGTTCTATCATTCAACAGCACGAATTTGGTTGAACAAAGTATGAGCAAAGGACCATTAGCTAGTCCGCTAACTACTATACATGAGTTACCTAGGGAATCAGATATTTTGCATAATAAGATGAACCACAAACAATCAGCGGTGAAAAAGGTAGGGTCGCCTTCCGCGACAATATTTCCACAAAATGTTAAGCAAAGCGTAGGTGAAACTAAAGCCTTTTACCAGACACATTCATCTAACGAGGAAGCGATTACTCTTAAGGTAGCCCCACATAGTGATAATTACGACTTCGGCTTGCATAATGAACACGAACTTTTATCGATCGGTATATCACCAGCCAAGCCAGTATATGACTCAACTATGTTAGTCGCTTTGCATGGTGATTTAAAGGGTGAAGTTACTACTGTTGAAGGGCATAAATCTGACAAAATACGAGATGACAATCATGAATATGAGAATCATTTCGAAGACGCAAACGAACATGATCTTAACTTTATGAACTGGCATTAG